From Candidatus Zixiibacteriota bacterium, a single genomic window includes:
- a CDS encoding S9 family peptidase, whose protein sequence is MRVSMFLRTILTLIALTTSLTSCGRRLEPAPVAKIEPKVDTMFSIEMVDNYAWLRDDSRTDPEVLDYLKAENEYTAKVMQHTQQLQSDIYDEMLGRIKETDLSVPVKHGDYYYYDRTEEGKQYDIYCRKKGSLEADEEILIDVNELAVGHDFMSLGTYLVSPNHRLLAYSTDTAGNERYTLRVKNLETGEHFPDMIPNISGSVEWAADNSTLFYTVPDDAWRPFKLFRHQLGQDNSEDELVFHETDEGFWMNIAKSKDEKYLLLELGSETSSEVWYLDSGNPTGQFQVISARRPKLEYSAWHHDTKFYIVTNDEAKNFKLVTAPEEDPSRDNWTDLIEHNPAVKLDYLSMFKDFMAISEREGGFKQLRVLDFKTQETHRLEFDEPIYRCGIGDNPEFNSPTLRYNYQSLVTPSSVFDYDMGSREAELMKQKEVLGGYDPDQYASERQYATAQDGAKIPVSMVYRKGMKRDGSHPLYLYGYGSYGYSMDPRFSSKRLSLLDRGFIFAIAHIRGGGEMGRSWYEDGKLMNKKNTFTDFIAVGNHLVKENYTSHEKMAITGGSAGGLLIGAVVNMAPTLCKVAVADVPFVDVMNTMLDASIPLTVIEYEEWGDPNQEEAFRYMMSYSPYDNVIAQGYPNMLITGGLYDTRVQYFEPTKWAAKLRATKTDNNRLLLKINMGAGHGGSSGRYDYLKEIALEYAFILDVLGVE, encoded by the coding sequence ATGCGCGTCTCGATGTTTCTCAGAACAATACTGACTCTTATCGCTCTGACCACCAGTCTTACCAGCTGCGGGCGACGGCTCGAACCGGCGCCGGTGGCGAAAATAGAACCAAAAGTCGACACCATGTTTTCAATCGAAATGGTGGACAATTATGCCTGGTTGCGCGATGATTCGCGCACTGACCCGGAAGTCCTCGACTACCTGAAAGCGGAAAACGAGTACACGGCCAAAGTCATGCAACACACCCAGCAGTTGCAGAGTGATATCTATGACGAGATGTTGGGGCGCATCAAAGAGACCGACCTGTCGGTACCAGTGAAGCATGGCGATTATTATTACTATGATCGCACCGAAGAAGGCAAGCAGTACGATATATACTGTCGCAAAAAAGGGAGCCTTGAGGCCGACGAAGAGATACTGATAGATGTCAACGAGTTGGCCGTAGGCCACGATTTTATGAGCCTGGGGACCTATCTGGTCAGCCCCAATCACCGACTGTTGGCCTACTCAACCGACACGGCAGGCAATGAGCGATACACCCTTCGCGTGAAGAATCTGGAAACCGGTGAGCATTTCCCGGACATGATTCCCAATATTTCCGGATCGGTGGAATGGGCCGCCGACAACAGTACGCTTTTCTACACTGTCCCCGACGACGCCTGGCGGCCGTTCAAACTGTTTCGCCATCAACTCGGTCAGGATAACTCAGAGGACGAGCTGGTTTTCCATGAAACCGATGAAGGTTTCTGGATGAACATCGCCAAGTCCAAAGATGAAAAGTACCTCCTGCTGGAACTGGGCAGCGAAACCAGTTCGGAAGTCTGGTACCTTGACTCGGGCAATCCGACCGGCCAGTTCCAAGTCATCTCGGCCCGCCGGCCCAAGCTGGAATACTCAGCCTGGCATCACGATACCAAGTTCTATATTGTCACCAACGATGAGGCGAAGAACTTCAAGCTGGTAACGGCACCGGAAGAAGATCCCTCCCGCGACAACTGGACCGATCTGATCGAACACAATCCGGCCGTCAAGCTGGACTATCTGTCGATGTTCAAAGACTTCATGGCCATATCAGAGCGTGAGGGTGGTTTCAAACAACTGCGGGTGCTCGACTTCAAGACCCAGGAGACCCACCGTCTGGAATTCGATGAGCCGATATACCGTTGCGGCATAGGTGACAATCCGGAGTTCAACAGTCCAACCCTGCGTTATAACTACCAATCGCTGGTCACGCCAAGTTCTGTTTTCGACTATGACATGGGTTCACGTGAAGCGGAACTCATGAAGCAGAAGGAAGTACTGGGCGGCTATGATCCCGACCAGTATGCGTCGGAACGACAGTATGCGACGGCCCAAGACGGCGCCAAGATACCGGTGTCCATGGTCTATCGTAAAGGCATGAAAAGAGACGGCAGCCACCCCCTTTATCTGTATGGCTATGGCTCCTACGGCTACAGCATGGACCCGCGTTTTTCTTCCAAACGCCTCAGCCTGCTCGATCGCGGCTTCATCTTCGCCATTGCCCACATTCGTGGTGGCGGCGAGATGGGTCGGTCTTGGTACGAGGATGGTAAGCTGATGAACAAGAAGAACACTTTCACCGATTTCATAGCCGTCGGCAACCATCTGGTGAAAGAGAACTACACCAGTCACGAAAAGATGGCCATCACCGGCGGCAGCGCCGGCGGACTGTTGATCGGTGCGGTGGTCAACATGGCGCCGACGTTGTGCAAAGTGGCCGTGGCCGACGTGCCCTTTGTGGATGTTATGAACACAATGCTTGACGCCAGTATCCCGCTAACGGTGATCGAATATGAGGAGTGGGGTGATCCCAATCAGGAAGAGGCCTTCCGCTACATGATGTCATACTCACCCTACGACAATGTTATCGCACAGGGCTATCCCAACATGCTTATCACCGGCGGCCTCTACGACACGCGGGTGCAGTACTTCGAGCCGACCAAATGGGCGGCCAAATTGCGGGCCACCAAAACCGACAACAATAGGTTGCTGTTAAAGATCAACATGGGCGCGGGGCATGGTGGCTCTTCGGGACGGTATGACTATCTGAAAGAAATCGCGCTTGAGTACGCCTTTATTCTGGATGTCCTCGGCGTAGAGTAG
- a CDS encoding DUF4097 domain-containing protein, translating into MSSATKTIAILGLLMLVFSMSAFAGRKEVVEKEFDLKESVRVNTVSGDLIVKQGDVDKIHVHLVHNYRPSGSFEPEFEERGKVLRLSENHYESNSGNSVWTITVPAETRVRFSTASGDFEATGMNGHLSAETASGDMVIESCSGRFDFETASGDLLAIDCNGEFDFSSASGDVSIDHCDGTFELASASGDVEIEDSKGEFEAGVASGNVEAEEVVVTGHSMFETASGDVDVVLGASSEYDLVLSTASGSATLDYNGHPINGSFEFLARMRRGRIVAPFDFDDEEEFERWGQDYVRKSFKRGSDGPMIAIETASGRAELVE; encoded by the coding sequence ATGTCGTCAGCGACAAAGACCATCGCCATTTTGGGATTACTTATGCTGGTCTTCAGCATGAGCGCTTTTGCAGGCCGTAAAGAGGTCGTCGAGAAGGAGTTCGACCTTAAGGAGTCGGTCCGCGTTAACACTGTCAGTGGCGACTTAATCGTCAAGCAGGGTGATGTCGACAAGATCCACGTCCACTTGGTCCACAATTATCGACCCAGCGGCTCTTTTGAGCCGGAGTTTGAAGAACGCGGCAAAGTCCTTAGGCTGAGCGAAAATCATTATGAGTCGAACAGCGGCAACTCCGTCTGGACAATTACCGTGCCCGCCGAAACGCGAGTCCGGTTTTCCACAGCCTCCGGTGATTTTGAAGCAACCGGTATGAACGGCCATCTGAGCGCTGAGACCGCCTCGGGCGATATGGTCATCGAGAGCTGTTCCGGCCGATTCGATTTCGAGACGGCCTCGGGCGACCTCCTTGCCATCGACTGCAATGGAGAGTTCGACTTCAGTTCGGCTTCCGGTGATGTCTCAATCGACCACTGCGACGGAACTTTTGAACTGGCCTCAGCCTCCGGTGACGTTGAGATTGAAGATTCAAAAGGGGAGTTCGAAGCCGGGGTGGCGTCCGGAAATGTCGAGGCAGAAGAAGTCGTTGTCACCGGCCACTCCATGTTCGAGACAGCTTCGGGCGATGTCGATGTTGTTCTGGGTGCCAGCAGTGAGTACGATCTGGTCTTGTCGACTGCGTCGGGATCGGCTACCCTGGACTACAACGGTCACCCCATCAACGGTTCATTCGAGTTCCTGGCCAGGATGCGCCGAGGACGGATCGTGGCTCCGTTCGACTTCGACGATGAGGAAGAGTTTGAACGGTGGGGACAAGACTACGTCCGCAAGAGTTTCAAACGTGGTAGCGACGGACCCATGATCGCTATCGAAACGGCTTCGGGGCGGGCCGAACTGGTAGAGTAG
- a CDS encoding HAD hydrolase family protein, producing MAHLTREQFVQRWKSVKLLALDVDGVLTDDSLYFGTDGFELKRFNISDGFYMALSMRAGLELAIISGRYSAATDTRMKDLGVKHVLQGKKNKVIHIEPLLSEMGLDFSDIAFVGNEILDIGLAKKAGLSIAVADSAKELIEVVDYVTVKNGGMGAVREVIEGYFEATNQNPLDLLP from the coding sequence ATGGCTCATCTGACCCGCGAACAGTTTGTCCAGCGATGGAAGAGTGTCAAACTGCTGGCCCTTGATGTTGACGGTGTGCTGACCGATGACAGTTTGTATTTCGGAACCGATGGATTCGAATTGAAACGCTTCAATATATCCGATGGGTTCTACATGGCCCTTTCGATGCGGGCCGGGCTTGAACTGGCTATTATTTCGGGGCGCTATTCGGCCGCCACCGACACGCGTATGAAAGACCTCGGGGTCAAGCATGTTCTCCAGGGGAAGAAAAACAAGGTGATTCATATTGAGCCGCTGCTTTCTGAGATGGGACTGGATTTTTCGGACATCGCCTTCGTCGGCAACGAGATTCTGGATATCGGATTGGCTAAGAAAGCCGGACTGTCAATCGCCGTGGCCGATTCGGCCAAAGAGTTGATCGAGGTGGTCGATTATGTTACGGTCAAAAACGGCGGCATGGGTGCCGTGCGCGAAGTGATAGAAGGCTATTTCGAAGCCACCAACCAAAACCCGCTGGATTTGCTTCCATGA
- a CDS encoding zinc ribbon domain-containing protein translates to MPIYEYKCNSCGEEFEELVGSDAVIVPCPKCRSTSAERLFSVAAVSVSSSRPSGCVPSECPRGGT, encoded by the coding sequence GTGCCGATTTACGAGTACAAGTGCAACAGTTGCGGTGAAGAATTCGAAGAACTGGTTGGTTCGGACGCTGTGATTGTTCCCTGCCCCAAGTGTCGGTCTACGTCGGCGGAGCGACTCTTTTCTGTTGCGGCCGTATCTGTTTCTTCGTCTCGTCCGTCCGGCTGTGTACCTTCGGAGTGCCCACGCGGCGGCACTTGA
- a CDS encoding OsmC family protein, producing MLEVKMHWTGGLKFEGDSVFGHRIVTDGGRQAGGSEAGFKPPELLLFGIAGCTGIDVVRQLEKQRQKLGSLEIQVTAHQNEDYPRPYHTFEIKYCFKGDNLSANMLARAIELSESKYCMVSQTMQSEAKVTSSFEIAEE from the coding sequence ATGTTAGAGGTGAAAATGCACTGGACGGGCGGTCTTAAGTTCGAAGGGGATTCCGTGTTCGGCCATAGAATCGTGACTGATGGCGGCCGTCAGGCAGGTGGCAGTGAAGCCGGATTCAAACCGCCGGAGTTATTGCTCTTCGGTATTGCCGGGTGTACGGGGATTGATGTCGTGCGCCAGTTGGAAAAGCAGCGTCAAAAACTTGGCTCTCTGGAAATTCAGGTCACGGCGCACCAGAACGAAGATTATCCCAGGCCGTACCATACTTTCGAAATCAAGTACTGCTTCAAAGGTGACAACCTCAGTGCAAACATGCTGGCCAGGGCTATCGAACTGAGCGAAAGCAAATACTGCATGGTCAGCCAGACAATGCAGTCCGAGGCAAAAGTCACTTCGAGTTTTGAGATAGCTGAAGAATGA
- a CDS encoding phosphotransferase: MDPVSKKLFDDNKDDILNKATALFGITPENLKRLGAFESIVYEFERDGRSAILKLTHSLHRSVDAVRGELEWVDHLVANGVSCSPVVLSSRGQTVEKIDVEDSYFIVYGFEKAQGRLSGKDDWTEPMIRTWGRTLGRMHAATMSYEPSDPTIRRHDWREEVSMYVNRHLPSEQTAVIERCRELQKRLSELTTDGDTYGLVHSDLHHGNFFIADGRMTVFDFDDCHYDWFAHDLAMPLFYVMRSAEMEHDNAFAEFFLTNFLTGYREEHHLDSRAGETLPLFLKVREMELYIILHAEDAFEENDWCRRFAEGRRQRIEDDLPVLDLDFSRLL, translated from the coding sequence ATGGACCCGGTAAGCAAGAAACTGTTTGATGATAACAAGGACGACATCCTCAACAAAGCCACCGCGCTCTTCGGCATCACGCCCGAGAACCTAAAGCGCCTTGGCGCCTTCGAAAGCATAGTGTATGAGTTTGAACGCGACGGCCGTAGTGCCATTCTCAAGCTAACGCACAGTCTGCACCGAAGCGTTGATGCCGTGCGTGGAGAGTTGGAATGGGTCGATCACCTGGTGGCCAACGGCGTGTCGTGCAGTCCGGTGGTTTTGTCCAGCCGGGGACAGACGGTGGAGAAGATAGATGTGGAGGATTCGTACTTCATCGTCTACGGATTCGAGAAGGCTCAGGGACGGCTTTCCGGTAAGGATGACTGGACCGAACCAATGATACGCACGTGGGGACGCACCCTGGGCCGTATGCATGCCGCAACGATGAGTTATGAACCGTCTGATCCAACTATCCGACGGCACGACTGGCGCGAAGAAGTCTCAATGTATGTTAACCGCCATCTACCATCGGAACAAACCGCCGTAATTGAGCGCTGCCGGGAACTCCAAAAGCGGCTTAGTGAACTTACCACGGATGGAGATACTTACGGATTAGTCCACAGTGATCTGCATCACGGCAATTTCTTTATCGCCGACGGGCGCATGACCGTGTTTGATTTTGATGACTGTCATTACGATTGGTTTGCTCATGATCTTGCTATGCCTCTGTTTTACGTGATGCGCAGCGCTGAGATGGAGCATGATAATGCCTTTGCTGAGTTCTTTCTCACCAACTTCCTGACAGGATACCGAGAGGAACACCACCTGGATAGCCGCGCGGGCGAGACGCTCCCGTTGTTTTTGAAGGTGCGTGAGATGGAACTGTACATAATCCTCCACGCCGAAGACGCATTCGAAGAAAATGATTGGTGTCGCAGGTTTGCAGAAGGTCGTCGTCAGCGAATTGAAGACGACCTTCCGGTACTCGACCTGGATTTTTCGCGCCTGCTCTGA
- a CDS encoding lysophospholipid acyltransferase family protein translates to MRLGKRLKRGATLYFVRALSLVVNYLPRRLAVFFGAMTGLIVWRLLPRDRHRISRHLKMVYDDRLTDSECRSIGRGFFVKSGKNLVDLLRCPKHYHTEIAPLIDVEGLDHFDRAYKRGHGVIGVTGHIGHFELLAIYFAQIGYKASAIGREMYDPKLDELLEARRRANGVTIFATTDSPRGILKWLRDGGVLGVLMDVDSIRVRSEFVPFFGRPALTPVGQTIVGLKTGAAFVPVACVRTENNRYKIVVKPEIPVAPSGDFDRDVITVTAACNRALEPIIDQYRDQWIWLKNRWLTQPSEKT, encoded by the coding sequence ATGCGTCTGGGCAAACGGCTCAAACGGGGCGCCACACTATACTTCGTGCGCGCCCTCAGTCTGGTCGTCAACTATCTGCCGCGCCGACTAGCGGTTTTTTTTGGCGCCATGACCGGATTGATCGTATGGCGTCTTTTGCCCAGAGATCGGCACCGGATATCGAGACATCTCAAAATGGTCTACGACGACCGCTTGACCGATTCGGAATGCAGGAGTATCGGACGGGGTTTCTTTGTCAAATCTGGCAAGAACCTGGTCGATCTGTTAAGGTGTCCCAAGCATTACCACACCGAGATCGCGCCGTTGATTGATGTTGAAGGTCTCGATCATTTTGATCGAGCCTATAAACGCGGCCATGGGGTCATCGGAGTTACCGGGCATATCGGGCACTTTGAACTGCTGGCCATCTACTTTGCACAGATCGGATACAAGGCATCGGCCATCGGGCGAGAGATGTACGATCCCAAACTGGACGAACTACTCGAGGCCAGGCGGCGCGCCAACGGTGTCACTATTTTTGCCACCACCGACTCACCGCGCGGTATTCTAAAATGGCTCAGAGATGGCGGCGTGCTCGGAGTTCTCATGGATGTTGATTCCATTCGTGTTCGCAGCGAGTTTGTCCCATTCTTTGGTCGGCCCGCCCTGACGCCGGTGGGGCAGACTATCGTCGGGCTGAAAACAGGTGCGGCGTTTGTGCCGGTGGCTTGTGTTCGCACCGAAAACAATCGGTATAAAATAGTCGTCAAACCGGAGATCCCGGTCGCGCCAAGCGGTGACTTTGATCGTGATGTCATCACTGTCACGGCCGCTTGCAACCGCGCCCTGGAGCCGATAATCGATCAATACCGGGATCAGTGGATATGGCTCAAAAACCGGTGGCTTACTCAACCGTCCGAGAAGACTTGA
- the kdsA gene encoding 3-deoxy-8-phosphooctulonate synthase, which produces MTENVLSRVERGDFFLIAGPCVIESESLVLQVADTMAKLAASHDLPYIFKSSFTKANRTSVDSPTGPGLDEGLRILEKVRLETGLPVLTDVHETPEVAAVAQVADVLQIPAFLCRQTQLIKAAGASGKWVNIKKGQFLAPADMNHAAAKVGTSKVMLTERGTTFGYHNLVVDFRSLLIMKESGLPVVFDATHSLQLPSGGDGVSSGRPEFVIPMAKAATAVGIDGLFIETHPDPSEALSDAGVMLPLEQMSSLLNQVMQIKRSAK; this is translated from the coding sequence ATGACTGAGAATGTTCTGTCGAGAGTCGAGCGGGGTGATTTTTTCCTCATCGCCGGACCCTGTGTCATAGAATCAGAATCACTTGTCCTGCAAGTGGCTGACACCATGGCCAAGCTGGCCGCGTCGCATGATCTGCCGTACATTTTCAAAAGCTCGTTTACAAAAGCCAATCGAACCTCGGTAGATTCACCTACCGGCCCGGGCTTGGACGAAGGCTTACGCATTCTGGAGAAGGTGCGCCTGGAAACCGGTCTCCCGGTGTTAACCGATGTACACGAAACACCCGAGGTAGCGGCGGTGGCACAGGTGGCCGATGTTTTGCAGATCCCCGCCTTTCTGTGTCGTCAGACACAGTTGATCAAGGCGGCCGGGGCCAGCGGCAAATGGGTTAATATCAAAAAGGGTCAGTTCCTGGCGCCTGCAGATATGAACCACGCTGCAGCCAAGGTTGGTACATCCAAGGTCATGTTGACCGAACGTGGAACCACTTTCGGGTATCACAATCTGGTGGTCGATTTCCGCAGTCTGCTGATAATGAAAGAGAGTGGCCTGCCGGTCGTGTTCGATGCTACCCACTCGTTGCAACTGCCCAGTGGGGGTGACGGAGTATCAAGCGGACGACCGGAGTTCGTAATTCCTATGGCCAAAGCGGCCACCGCGGTAGGCATCGACGGACTTTTCATCGAGACCCATCCCGACCCGTCCGAGGCGCTTTCAGATGCCGGGGTTATGTTGCCCCTTGAACAGATGTCGTCCCTTCTGAATCAGGTGATGCAAATCAAACGGAGTGCAAAATGA
- a CDS encoding KpsF/GutQ family sugar-phosphate isomerase, with the protein MNDLRKYAQEVIRIEAAAVHDLAERLDANFEKAVQAILECKGRVIVAGMGKSGLIGKKIAATFNSTGISSFFLHPAEALHGDLGLMRADDILLVISKSGRLGETATLLAAARRLGVSLIYLGGTMKSELAERADIVLDCAVEREACPNNLVPTSSSTAALVMGDALAVALLKARKFGPDDFADLHPGGSIGRRLLVRVSELHHTGSALPLVAPEATMQEMILEMTSKRLGCVLMLNEQGGPGGVFTDGDLRRVAEKSDNFFKLKAADVMLTNPKTIAEDALLDRALALIEKHSITQLATVDASGRLVGVIHLHDILKSKLV; encoded by the coding sequence ATGAACGACCTGAGAAAATACGCGCAGGAAGTTATTCGGATCGAAGCAGCGGCTGTGCATGATCTGGCCGAGCGACTCGATGCGAATTTCGAGAAAGCGGTGCAGGCTATCCTTGAGTGCAAGGGTCGGGTAATCGTGGCCGGGATGGGTAAATCCGGTCTGATCGGCAAAAAAATCGCGGCCACTTTCAACTCAACCGGTATATCTTCGTTTTTCTTGCACCCGGCCGAGGCGCTGCACGGAGATTTGGGTCTGATGCGGGCCGATGATATCCTATTGGTCATTTCAAAGTCCGGTCGATTGGGGGAGACGGCGACGCTGCTGGCGGCGGCGCGAAGGTTGGGCGTTTCATTGATCTACCTTGGCGGTACCATGAAATCGGAACTGGCCGAACGCGCCGACATTGTTCTGGATTGCGCCGTGGAACGAGAAGCCTGCCCCAACAACCTTGTCCCGACCTCATCGTCGACAGCCGCCCTGGTCATGGGCGACGCTTTGGCAGTGGCGCTGTTGAAAGCCCGCAAGTTCGGTCCCGATGATTTCGCCGACTTGCATCCGGGTGGGTCCATCGGACGCCGATTGTTGGTGCGAGTCTCGGAACTACACCACACCGGAAGCGCGCTGCCGTTGGTTGCGCCTGAGGCTACCATGCAGGAGATGATCCTTGAGATGACTTCCAAGCGTCTCGGTTGTGTTCTGATGCTGAACGAACAAGGAGGGCCGGGAGGGGTCTTTACCGATGGTGACCTGCGCCGCGTGGCGGAAAAGAGTGACAACTTTTTCAAACTCAAGGCAGCCGACGTGATGTTGACCAACCCCAAGACGATAGCAGAAGATGCCCTGCTGGACCGCGCCCTGGCCTTGATCGAAAAACACTCCATCACCCAGTTGGCAACGGTGGATGCATCCGGTCGACTGGTCGGCGTCATACACCTGCACGACATCCTGAAATCCAAACTGGTTTGA
- a CDS encoding DUF302 domain-containing protein: protein MTDRLAYQLKSDKPYDEVVANLERLSPEHQFRVLAVHNVQETLAEKGFERGPLKIIEICNAGFAHQATQKDINVALFMPCRFTVYTDDNQTVVTLARPSVIAEMLPEAGLNELAATVEETLKTVMTEAV from the coding sequence ATGACCGACAGACTTGCCTACCAACTGAAATCCGACAAACCATACGACGAAGTGGTCGCCAATCTTGAGCGACTGTCGCCGGAACATCAATTTCGAGTTCTGGCCGTTCATAACGTTCAGGAAACACTGGCCGAAAAGGGGTTCGAGCGTGGACCGTTGAAGATTATTGAAATATGCAACGCCGGTTTTGCACACCAGGCCACACAGAAAGATATCAATGTGGCGCTCTTCATGCCCTGTCGGTTTACTGTTTATACGGACGACAACCAAACGGTGGTCACACTGGCGCGACCGAGCGTGATTGCTGAGATGCTGCCGGAGGCCGGACTGAACGAATTGGCCGCCACCGTTGAAGAAACACTCAAGACGGTTATGACCGAGGCGGTTTAG
- a CDS encoding YfiR family protein — MTLRLSIFTILLLALAATLSAVEDPIQEQMVSIISDIDNYVSWPAAKASDNGKPFFVAILGKSELATRVKELNRTKLPDGRKIRVRIVAGDLLPSNAHIVINSLTDEKQVRKYLKKLAGTSTLTISTGDIDVETILHMDVVDKGGKQEVRTTLNAKQAADEGLKIKSKLEKMAVGTDDNS; from the coding sequence ATGACTTTGCGACTGTCCATTTTCACTATTCTGCTGCTGGCCTTGGCCGCTACCCTGAGCGCCGTCGAAGATCCGATCCAGGAGCAGATGGTTTCGATAATTAGTGACATTGACAATTATGTCTCCTGGCCTGCGGCCAAAGCCTCAGACAACGGGAAGCCGTTTTTTGTGGCCATTTTGGGAAAATCAGAACTGGCTACCCGGGTCAAAGAACTCAATCGTACCAAGCTGCCGGACGGTCGCAAGATTCGAGTTCGTATCGTGGCCGGTGATTTGCTACCTTCAAACGCCCATATCGTCATAAACTCGCTGACTGATGAAAAACAAGTGCGAAAGTATCTTAAGAAACTGGCCGGCACCAGTACTCTGACGATCAGCACCGGCGACATCGATGTCGAGACCATTTTGCACATGGATGTTGTCGACAAGGGGGGGAAGCAGGAAGTCCGCACGACACTGAATGCCAAACAGGCCGCCGATGAAGGGCTCAAGATCAAGTCCAAGCTTGAGAAAATGGCGGTTGGTACCGACGACAATTCCTGA
- a CDS encoding acyl--CoA ligase, translating to MRELYLTNLFDILLTGGAQTPERVALFHGGENVTYRDLLARTVRVSQALEKLPRGSRVGLLCENSITYVIGFFAVSAAGQVVVPLDTSLKPDSLLRILNDCGAAGLIVSKRFASTLTKLTGENSPIELIISEKPVEFENQPPETLSVAELLDGTDAPSVPDTIQTRLKQLASSKTVKHDDLKDCSDDLAAIFYTSGSTGAAKGVMLSHRNLVSNTVATVEYLNLTADDSIIVILPLYYIYGNSLMLTHLLCGGRMVIENRFAYPQVVMQTMIEQEVTGFSGVPSNFMILLNNAGFNSSGVPHLRYLTQAGGAMPPNIIGNLLDAFPNREIFIMYGQTEASPRISYLPPELLKTKIGSVGVPVPGVTLAIHDEQGQQLPQGELGEVVVSGPNVMLGYFNQPEEQGQVLKNGRLFTGDLGRIESDGLLWLVSRQKEIIKVGGNRVSTREVEECLLTHPHITEAAVVGVADDILGEALKAVVVLGQGQTIETQTIQKHCQAQLGANKVPKHVVFMDSLPRYQSGKVNKQALTD from the coding sequence ATGCGGGAACTGTATTTGACCAATTTGTTCGACATACTACTGACCGGCGGCGCCCAGACTCCCGAACGAGTGGCTCTGTTTCACGGTGGAGAGAATGTAACTTATCGCGACCTGTTGGCCCGAACCGTGCGGGTCAGCCAGGCTCTGGAGAAGCTGCCGAGAGGGTCGAGGGTCGGCCTTTTGTGTGAGAACAGTATCACCTATGTTATCGGCTTCTTTGCCGTGAGCGCTGCCGGGCAAGTTGTCGTGCCGCTGGATACATCCCTTAAACCTGACTCGCTACTCAGAATCCTGAATGATTGTGGCGCTGCCGGATTGATCGTGTCAAAACGATTTGCTTCCACGCTTACGAAACTGACCGGCGAGAACTCACCGATAGAGTTGATAATCTCCGAAAAACCGGTCGAGTTTGAGAACCAACCGCCGGAGACTCTCTCCGTGGCCGAACTTTTGGATGGAACAGATGCTCCGTCTGTCCCGGATACAATTCAGACCAGGCTGAAACAACTGGCGTCATCCAAGACCGTTAAGCATGACGACCTGAAAGACTGCTCCGACGATTTAGCCGCGATATTCTACACCTCCGGCAGCACCGGCGCCGCCAAGGGTGTTATGCTATCCCATCGCAATCTGGTCTCCAACACGGTGGCCACAGTCGAATACCTGAACCTGACAGCCGATGACTCGATAATCGTGATCCTTCCATTATACTACATCTATGGCAACTCACTCATGCTGACGCATCTTTTGTGCGGTGGCCGAATGGTCATAGAGAACCGGTTCGCCTATCCGCAAGTGGTGATGCAGACGATGATCGAGCAAGAAGTCACCGGTTTTTCCGGCGTGCCCTCGAATTTCATGATCCTCTTGAACAATGCCGGTTTCAACTCTTCGGGCGTGCCGCATCTAAGGTATCTCACACAAGCCGGCGGGGCTATGCCGCCGAACATTATCGGCAATCTGCTTGATGCCTTTCCGAATCGTGAGATATTCATCATGTACGGCCAGACCGAGGCGTCACCTCGCATCAGTTATCTGCCGCCCGAGTTGTTGAAAACCAAAATCGGTTCGGTCGGTGTGCCGGTGCCGGGCGTAACCCTGGCCATCCATGATGAACAGGGACAACAGTTGCCTCAAGGCGAACTTGGTGAAGTTGTGGTGTCGGGTCCCAATGTCATGTTAGGTTATTTCAATCAACCCGAAGAGCAGGGTCAGGTCCTCAAGAACGGTCGCCTGTTTACCGGCGACCTCGGACGGATCGAGAGTGATGGTTTGCTGTGGCTGGTGTCGCGCCAGAAGGAGATCATCAAGGTCGGCGGCAATCGTGTCAGCACGCGCGAGGTGGAAGAGTGTCTGTTAACACATCCCCATATCACGGAGGCGGCCGTGGTGGGCGTGGCCGACGATATCCTGGGTGAGGCGCTTAAGGCGGTAGTGGTCCTTGGTCAAGGGCAGACGATTGAGACACAGACCATTCAGAAACATTGTCAGGCCCAACTGGGGGCCAACAAAGTACCCAAGCATGTCGTTTTCATGGACAGTCTCCCCCGCTACCAGTCAGGCAAGGTCAACAAACAAGCCCTCACCGACTAA